A portion of the Rhinolophus sinicus isolate RSC01 linkage group LG03, ASM3656204v1, whole genome shotgun sequence genome contains these proteins:
- the LOC109455481 gene encoding histone H2A-Bbd type 1, whose translation MSGKRRRQHSHRPKKHSLSRSTRAELQFPVSRVDRLLREDREDRYFQRLSWSTPVFLAGVMEYLTANILDLAGKEAYNHRKTLITPEHVQTVMDSNHLSHIFEDDTNPQIDGMPPFRK comes from the coding sequence ATGTCTGGGAAAAGAAGACGCCAACACTCTCATAGGCCTAAGAAGCACTCCCTCTCCCGCTCCACAAGAGCCGAGCTGCAGTTCCCGGTTAGCCGCGTGGACCGCCTCCTGCGAGAAGATAGAGAAGATCGCTATTTCCAGCGCCTGAGCTGGAGCACACCTGTTTTCCTCGCTGGCGTTATGGAGTACCTGACGGCCAACATCCTGGACCTGGCGGGCAAGGAGGCCTACAACCACCGAAAGACGCTCATCACCCCAGAACATGTGCAGACGGTAATGGACAGCAACCACCTCAGCCACATCTTTGAGGATGACACCAACCCTCAGATTGATGGGATGCCCCCATTCAGGAAGTAG